The following proteins are encoded in a genomic region of Ursus arctos isolate Adak ecotype North America unplaced genomic scaffold, UrsArc2.0 scaffold_32, whole genome shotgun sequence:
- the RSRP1 gene encoding arginine/serine-rich protein 1, with amino-acid sequence MSQYVNHLWPGSLQDKESPSTSRSGRSSRLSSASRSRSSSGSARSGSSGSSRASSRVRTRRRSRSRSWSRRLHQRKYRRYSRSYSRSRSRSRGRRYRDRRYGASGRYRQSPSRPRSRSRSRSRGRSYYRRASALPRGRRFYGFGRSVCPEERRSWRARSRTRSRSPTPFRLSEKDRMELLEIAKANAAKALGTANFDLPASIRKVLESKETNHGTAVPNSGAKFELSEKLGEDGTKNPSEKPSQQKSIVFSSNNSVAKPMLQKSAKATAEETSSGFPKIDEKKSPYGLWVPV; translated from the exons ATGTCTCAGTACGTGAACCACCTGTGGCCCGGTTCGCTGCAGGACAAAGAGTCCCCCTCGACGTCTCGGTCGGGCCGGTCCAGCCGCCTGTCCTCGGCGTCCAGGAGCCGCTCGTCTTCCGGGAGCGCTCGGTCCGGCTCCAGCGGCTCGAGCCGGGCGTCGTCGCGGGTTCGGACCCGGAGGAGAAGCAGGTCCAGGTCCTGGTCCAGGAGGCTCCACCAGAGGAAGTATAGGCGCTACTCGCGCTCCTACTCGCGCAGCCGGTCGCGCTCCCGCGGCCGCCGGTACCGGGACAGGCGCTACGGCGCGTCCGGGAGATACCGCCAGTCGCCGTCGCGACCCCGCTCCCGCAGCCGGTCCCGCTCGCGGGGGCGCTCGTATTACCGACGGGCCTCCGCGCTGCCGCGGGGGCGGCGCTTCTATGGCTTCGGCCGCTCCGTGTGCCCGGAGGAACGCAGGAGTTGGAGGGCTAGGTCCCGGACCAGGTCGCGGAGCCCCACCCCTTTTCGCTTGAGTGAGAAGG ATCGAATGGAGCTGTTAGAGATAGCGAAAGCCAATGCAGCAAAAGCTTTAGGAACAGCTAACTTTGACTTGCCGGCTAGTATCAGAAAAGTTCTTGAATCTAAAGAGACGAACCATGGAACAGCTGTGCCAAACAGTGGTGCAAAGTTTGAG CTGTCGGAAAAACTAGGAGAAGATGGAACTAAAAATCCCAGTGAAAAGCCTTCCCAGCAAAAAAGCATAGTTTTTAGCTCTAAT AATTCTGTAGCAAAACCAATGCTTCAGAAATCAGCTAAAGCTACTGCTGAAGAGACCTCTTCAGGATTCCCcaaaatagatgagaaaaaaagtcCATATGGACTGTGGGTACctgtctaa